The Pseudomonas sp. B21-023 genomic interval CAGTACTCGAGCAGGAAGTCCGCCTCCTCATGGCGCAACTGCGGATACAGCGGCAGGTGCCTGGCCAGCAGGGCGTGCACTTGGCCGCCGTCCTGGGGGCAGCCGGCAATCGGATGGCGCCAGTGGCAGGCCAGCAATCCGCCGTCGCCAGCCAGGCAGGCCACGGACTGTTCAATCACCTGCAACCAGTCGGTGGGGTCGAGGTAGTAGCCGATCTCGCTGAGCACGATCAGGTCGAACTGCCCGCCCGGCCAATCGCCCGGCAGGTGCCCCTGTTCGACGCGGGCATGATCGACCCCTGCCAGGCGTTGCCGGGCCAGCCTGACGGCAGTGGCGTCGATGTCCTGGCACAGCAGGCTGGCGCAGCGCTCGGCCAGCAGCACGCTCAGCTCGCCGTTGGCGCAGGCCGGCTCGAACACCCGGCCGTAGCACTGGCTGGGCAGGCTGGCCATCGCCAGGTCGCGCTTGCGACGTTCGTACCAGCGGGTGCGAAAGGCCCAGGGATCGTCGTTGCCGGCATACAGGTCGGCGAAATACTGCGCGTCGAGGCTCATGGCGACTCCATTACAGGAAGACCAGTTCGAAAGGCTGCAACAGGCAGGTCTGCAGGGTGACGGGCAGCACCGGCGGATGCTCCCCGTCTGGCTGCAACTGGCTGGCGTGGGCGGCCAAGGCCTGGCGTTTGCGCGCCAGGCGGGTGTCGTCGAGCTGTACCCGATGGGCCTGGGGCCAGGGCAGGCGCGGGTCATCGGGCGTTGCCCAATGCCACGCCCACACCGGGACCTCGGCCAGTTGTACCCGGCGTGCCTGGGCCGCCTGGGCAGCAGCGCGGCCGGCCGCCTCGTGGTCGCAGTGGCCGTCACCGCGCCAGGTGGTCAGCAGCAGGTCATCCGGTTCGAGCAGTTGCTCCAGGTAGTTGGCCAGG includes:
- a CDS encoding bifunctional 2-polyprenyl-6-hydroxyphenol methylase/3-demethylubiquinol 3-O-methyltransferase UbiG, whose product is MSLDAQYFADLYAGNDDPWAFRTRWYERRKRDLAMASLPSQCYGRVFEPACANGELSVLLAERCASLLCQDIDATAVRLARQRLAGVDHARVEQGHLPGDWPGGQFDLIVLSEIGYYLDPTDWLQVIEQSVACLAGDGGLLACHWRHPIAGCPQDGGQVHALLARHLPLYPQLRHEEADFLLEYWSCQPRVVDLDEICP